The Rhodospirillaceae bacterium genomic sequence CTGGCGTTTCCAATAATCAAAGGCCCAAGGATAAGAAAAAGGTTTATAGATTTTGCTGGCTTTCAGTAAGGACATGTTTTCACCATAGTAAATCATGAAGAGGAATCGGGGGATAAGACGTAAATAGCCGTGAAGATCACTGGCAGGCTAAACATTCATCATAATCTTTGGTTTCAGCAATGACTTTGCGGTGTTCAATCGTGTTATCAGCTTCAACCCCGCCCGCCCAAGCGGCCCGCTGGATGCTTTTAGAGCGGCAATAATACAAACTTTTAACGCCCATTTCCCAAGAACGGTAATGCAGCATCAACAAATCCCATTTATCAATATCACCCGGCAAGAACAGGTTTAATGATGTGGCTTGGCAAACAAACGGGGTGCGGTCAGCCGCAAATTCAAGCAACCAACGCTGGTCAATTTCAAAGGCTGTGCGGAAAACCGATTTCTCGTCTTCTGTCAAAAACTTAAGATGGCGTACCGATCCGTCATGTTCCAAAATCGATTGCCATACATGTTCCTGATCGGCATTTTTCTGCTGCAGCAATTTTTCAAGGTGGGTGTTTTTAACGGCAAAAGATCCGGATAAGGTTTTGTGGGTATAGATATTGGCAGGAATTGGTTCAATCCCTGCGGATGTGCCGCCGCAAATGATGGAAATAGAGGCAGTTGGGGCAATGGCAATTTTGTGACTGAATCGTTCCATAACACCGACATCTGCCGCATCCGGGCACGGGCCACGTTCTTTAGCCAGATACATGCTTGCTGCATCGGCCTGTTCACGGATATGGCGGTGCATTTTCATATTCCAAGATTTTGCCAAGGCGCTTTCCCAGGGAATCATGCGGGATTGTAAGAAACTGTGCCAGCCCATCACGCCTAACCCCACTGACCTTTCCCGCATGGCGCTGTATTTGGCATGCTTCATGCTGTCGGGGGCACGATCAATAAAATCCTGTAACACATTGTCTAAAAAGCGCATGATATCTTCGATAAACTTTGGTTCTTGGTGCCACTCATCCCACTTTTCCAAATTAACGGAAGAAAGGCAGCAAACAGCGGTGCGGTCATTACCCAAATGATCAAAGCCAGTATGCAGCATAATTTCGCTGCACAAATTGGAAGTTGTAACTTTCAACCCTAATGATTGCTGATGTTGGGCCAGTTGCCGGTTTACCGTGTCAATGAAGATCAAATAAGGTTCGCCTGTGGCTAAACGGGTTTCAACAATCTTCTGAAATAAATTGCGCGCATTCACGCTGCGAATCGGCTGGTGGCTGCGGGGGCTTTTTAGATCAAAAGGCGTATCATCCCGCACTGCTTGCATAAAAGCATCGGTGATTAAAACTCCATGATGTAAATTCAAAGCTTTACGATTAAAATCACCCGATGCTTTGCGGATTTCAAGGAACTCTTCAATTTCTGGATGGTTTACATCCAAATAAACGGCAGCAGAGCCACGGCGCAGGCTGCCTTGGCTAATAGCTAAGGTCAAACTGTCCATCACGCGGATAAAGGGGATAATACCGGAAGTCTTGCCATTCATGCCAACGGGCTCACCAATCGAACGTACATGGCCCCAATAAGTGCCGATTCCACCGCCGCGTGATGACAGCCACACATTTTCATTCCAGGTGTTAACAATCCCGTCCAAACTGTCATGGACCGAATTCAAATAGCAGGAAATCGGTAATCCTCGCCCGGTTCCACCGTTAGAAAGGATGGGGGTGGCTGGCATGAACCATAATTTACTCATATAATCATAAAGCCGTTGGGCATGCTGGGTATCATCCGCATATGCTTTGGAGACCCTTAGGAATAAATCTTGATAGTCTTCGCCCGGCAATAGATAACGATCAGAAAGGGTAGCCTTCCCGAAATCGGTCAGCAAATCGTTACGGTTGGTATCAATATCAATGTGGTTGCTGAAAAAACGATTTCCGCCGTCCATGTGGTGCTCCCCGTTGCTGGGTGTGTTAATAAAAATGAACCTGCGTCCAAAATCGGACTGTACAGATTACATGTTGATGAAAGCGATGATTGATTTCTTAATTGTTGGAGAAGAAACTTCATCCATACCACATCTTGTATGTGGGCATGAAAATATGTCAAGATGTATTAATGGGATCAAATTAAAAAACGATTCGCTGTGATATTTTTAGATAATTTGAAGGTTGTCACTTGGAGAGGGCGTGATTTTTAAGAAGAAAAAATTTTTAGCCCATATGGTTCTAGTAACGCCTGTCAATAGTTTATGATGGTATCACCTAAAAATAAAAATATCTATTTTAAAATGCCTAGGCACATCATGTTTTTATGTTTTTTGAAACCATCAGAAAAATTTTAGATGATGCCGCTAATAAAAATTCCTATATTATAATAGAATATTGAGACAGGGATGGCTAAAGTTTATGGGAAATAAAATGGCAGGTAAAAGCAACAAGGTAATTCCAGAAGTCGTATTGGAAAAATTATTAAACCAACAGATGCCACTATTGTTGCAGGCAAAAACGATTGGAAAAGAAGAAAAAATCGGTTTAGTCATCGTTGATATCGTCAATGGTTTTGCAACAACAGGCGCGGGAAATATGGCACCCCAGCAACCGAATCAGCAGATTGTCCAAATGGTTGCAGAGGCAAATGATTTGGCAAAACTCTTTTGCAGTCAGCATAAGCCAATTCTTGCTTTGCTTGATACCCATCGTCCCGAGCAACAAGAATATCCCTATCCCAGCCACTGTGTGGTGGGAACAGGGGAAGAAGATTTAGTACCTGCATTAAAATGGCTGGAAAGGGAAAAATCAGTCACGTTGATCCGAAAAGATTGTATCAACGGTTTCATTGGTGCATATGACCATTCAGGTAACAATCAACTCCTTACGTGGGTTAAGCATCATCAATTGCAAGAATTATTAGTCATAGGTATTTGTACCGATATTTGTGTGATGGATTTGGTTTTGACCTTATTATCAGCAAGGAATCACGGGATGTTAGGAAAAGTTGAAAAAATATGGGTGTATGAAAAAGGTTGCTCCACCTTTGATCTGCCAAGGGCAGAAGTGGAGGAAAAGAAATTGCCCCTTCATTTGTGTCACCCACAGCAAGCAACTCATCATATGGGGTTATATTTCATGGCATCGCGGGGTGCCCAGCTTTTAGGGGCGGTTAAAATAGAATTGTAATACGACTTAGATAAATGCCTGATTTGAAGGCATAAAATCCCCTATCATTTTTATCAATAAACCTTAAAAGAGCAGAGAAAAAAGAATGACCATTTATAACAAATTGCCGATGTTAGACTTTGGATTACCTGAAACTGCCGCCATGATACGTTCCAGTGTGCAAGCATTTGCGGCGGCTGAAATTGCCCCGCGTGCCGCGGAAATAGACCAAAAAAACAGCTTTCCCAACGATTTGTGGCGTAAATTTGGCGATTTAGGGTTGCTTGGGATCACGGTTGAACCGGAACATGGTGGCACCGGCCTTGGTTATTTAGAACATGTGATTGCGGTTGAAGAAATCAGCCGTGCTTCCGCAAGTGTGGGCTTAAGTTACGGGGCCCATTCCAATTTATGTGTCAATCAATTGCGCCGTCATGCCACTGAACCACAAAAACTTAAGTTTTTACCCAAACTTATCAGCGGCGAATATATTGGGGCTTTGGCCATGAGTGAAACCGAGGCCGGTTCAGATGTGGTCAGTATGCGGTTGAAAGCGGATAAAACACCTAAGGGATATATCTTAAATGGCAATAAAATGTGGATTACCAATGGCCCGGATGCCCATGTTTTAATTGTTTATGCCAAAACTGATCCGAAAGCTGGATCTAAGGGAATTTCTGCCTTCATCATCGAAAAGGGGATGAAGGGTTTTTCAACTGCCCAAAAACTGGATAAATTGGGGATGCGCGGCTCCAACACTTGCGAACTAGTATTCCGCGATTGTTTGGTACCAGCAGAAAATTTGTTAGGACTTGAGAATCAGGGTGTCAAAGTGCTGATGAGTGGCCTTGATTATGAGCGGGTGGTTTTGGCCGGTGGGCCGTTAGGCATTATGCAGGCTTGTATGGATGTGGTGCTGCCTTATATCCATGAACGCAAACAATTTGGCCAACCCATCGGTGAATTCCAACTGATGCAGGCAAAAATTGCCGATATGTATACGGTGATGAATGCGGCTAGGTCTTATGTATATACGGTTGCCCAAGCTTGCGACCGCAACCAAACCAGCCGGGTTGATGCGGCTGGCGTCATTTTATTTGCCGCGGAAAAAGCCACTTGGATGGCCTTGCAAGCGATTCAAGTGTTGGGGGGGAATGGGTATATCAATGAATATCCAACCGGGCGATTGTTGCGGGATGCAAAATTATATGAGATTGGGGCCGGAACTTCTGAAATCAGGCGTATCCTGATTGGTCGTGAGCTTTTCCGGCAGACACAATAAGTAATTTTTGATAACAAGTGATCGGTAGATTCTATGTGGATATTTGGTTTTTGGAATTGTGGAAAGTTTATGATGTGCATGGGGTGCTCTGGATTGCTTTAGTAAAATATGTATTGAACTCTAAGATAAATTATCCATTATGATAGCCATCAAATCAGCTGCCAAAGAAAGGGATTATGATGCCAACAATTTTGGTAACAGGTGCAAATAGGGGGCTTGGGCTTGAATTTGTGAAACAATATGCGGCCGATGGCTGGCACGTCATTGCTTGCTGCCGCAATCCTTCCACTTCAAAAGATTTGGCCAGCATTAAAGGTAAAGTGGCGGTTCATCGGTTAGATGTTTTGGAAGACCAGCAGATAAGGTCTTTAGGGCAAGAACTATCCTCCCATGCCATTGATATTGTATTAAATAATGCCGGTGTTGGTGGTTTTGGCGACAGTTTTGGCAATACAGATACGCGCCGCTGGCTTTCGGTTTTACATGTCAACTGTATCGCCCCATTCCATGTGGTTGAAAGCTTCCTGCCTCATTTAGAGCGGGGACAAAAGAAGTTAGTGGTGAATATTAGCAGCCGCATGGGTAGTATTGATGATAACCAAACAGGCGGCTATTATTCTTACCGTTCCAGTAAAGCAGCCCTTAATATGGCGATGAAAAGTTTGGCTGTAGAGCTAAAACCCAAAGGGGTAGGTGTCGTCATGTTGCATCCCGGTTGGGTGCGGACGGCGATGGGCGGACAAAGCGCCCCTTTGTTGCCTGCGGAAAGTATTACCCATTTGCGTAAAGTGATTAATAATCTGACCATCAATGACAGCGGGCATTTTTTGAATTACGATGGCCAAAATATTCCTTGGTAACCAGCTTTTAATCAATCACCTTTAAACTGTTTATTCATATGGCTTTATTACCTACCTTGCTGGACCCTAAAAGTCCCTCCTATATTCGTAACTATCAAGCGATGGCGAAAACTGTTCAAGATTTGCGCCATAAAGTCAGCGTTATTATGGAAGGGGGTGGGAAAGAGGCAAAACAAAAACATCAAAGCCGCGGAAAATTGTTGGTCAGGGATCGCATCCAATATCTGGTTGATCCGGGTTCGGCTTTTCTAGAATTTTCCCAATTTGCTGCTTACCAGCAATATGGCGGAGATGTCCCGGCAGCAGGGATTGTAACAGGGGTTGGGGTGGTGCATGGCCAACATTGTTTGATTGTTGCCAATGACGCCACGGTTAAAGGCGGCACATATTTTCCGTTAACGGTAAAAAAACATTTGCGGGCGCAGGAAATTGCAGAACAAAATCGCTTGCCCTGTATCTATTTGGTTGATTCTGGCGGGGCGTTTTTGCCCGCTCAAGACGAAGTGTTCCCGGATCGCGATCATTTTGGCCGCATATTTTATAATCAAGCGCGCTTGTCTGCCAAGGGTATCCCCCAGATTGCGGTGGTTATGGGTTCTTGTACGGCGGGTGGGGCTTACATCCCCGCCATGGCCGATCAAAGTATTATTGTAAAAGGGAATGGCACCATTTTTCTCGGCGGGCCACCGTTAGTTAAGGCCGCAACTGGGGAAATTGTGGATCCAGAAGAATTAGGGGGGGCTGAAGTTCATAGCCGCTTGTCAGGCGTTACGGATCATATGGCACAAAATGACCTTCATGCTTTATCATTAACCCGCCAAATAGTTGCCCAGTTGAATGTGCAAAAGCCGTTGCAGCAAGTGCTTAATCCTCAGGCCCCTATTTACGACCCGCAAGATTTATATGGCATAATCCCTGCTGATACGCGTGAGCCATATGATGTTCGCGAGGTTATTGCCCGTATTGTCGATGGCAGTGAATTTGATGAATTTAAGCCCTTATATGGCAGCACTATTGTCTGTGGGTTTTCCAGGCTTTATGGTCAATTGGTGGGGATCATTGCTAATAACGGCATTTTATTTTCGGAAAGCTCTTTAAAGGCTACCCATTTTATCGAAATCTGCTGCAAAAGATCTATTCCTTTAATTTTTTTACAAAACATTACGGGATTTATGGTGGGTAAAAAATATGAAAATGGCGGCATTGCAAAAGATGGGGCGAAACTGGTGAATGCCGTCGCTTGTGCGGCGGTGCCTAAATTAACGGTATTGATTGGCGGTAGTTTTGGGGCGGGTAATTACGGTATGTGCGGGCGTGCTTTTAGCCCGCGCTTTCTGTGGATGTGGCCGAATGCCAGAATTTCTGTAATGGGTGGTGAGCAAGCAGCCAATGTTTTAGCCCAAATTAAGCGCGATAGCATGGGGCAAAAAAAACAAAATTGGTCTGTTGATGAGGAAAATGCCTTTAAAGCCCCCATCCGGCAACAATATGAAACGCAGGGGCACCCCTATTATGCTAGCGCCAGGCTTTGGGATGATGGAATTATTGACCCCATTGATACTAGGCAAGTTCTAGGTTTAAGTTTAACGGCGGCCTTGAACGCCCCTATTGAGCAAACAAATTTCGGCATTTTCCGGATGTAACATGATTGATTTTCAAATAAAAAACTCGGTTGCTTATGTGACCTTGAATAGGCCTGAGGTTCATAACGCCTTTAACGAGGTTTTAATTCAGGAACTGGAAAAAATATTCCGCCACATCGATAATGAACCAAACGTTCGGGTGATGGTTTTGGCTGCAGCAGGCAAAACATTTTCAGCTGGTGCTGATTTACAATGGATGCAGAAAGTCGCGCGGTTCAGTGAACAGGAAAATACGGAAGATGCCCTTTGTCTAGCTCGGATGATGGCAAACCTCCATGCTTTGGGAAAACCAACCGTCGTTAAAATCCAGGGTGCGGCGTATGGGGGAGGGGTTGGATTAATCGCTGCTTGTGATATTGCGGTGGCCAGCCATTCGGCAATTTTTTGTTTGTCTGAAGTCAAATTGGGGTTATTCCTGCCGTTATTTCGCCTTATGTGATTAAAGCAATCGGGGAAAGGCAGGCGGGTCGTTATTTTTTAACGGCGGAAACGTTTGATGCCAGAACAGCGCAACAAATTGGCTTGATCCATGCTATTGTCCAACCGGCTGATCTGGATTTGGAAATTGAAAAAATTATTCAGTCTTTATTGCAAGGGGCGCCCTTAGCGCAACGGGAAGCCAAAAAACTAGTCCACGAAGTGTCGGGTCAACCAATTAATATGGCCCTTATCCGTAATACTGCCGAACGAATCGCCCGCCGCCGTGTGTCCGTTGAAGGACAAGAAGGTATCAACGCCTTCCTAAAAAAATGCCGCCGTCTTGGCAAAAAACAAAGAATAAGGAATAAAGCCATGTTCCAAAAGATATTGATTGCCAACCGGGGGGAAATTGCCTGTCGTATTATGGAAACAGCCCGGCGGTTAAATATTCGCACAGTTGCTATTTATTCGGATGCTGATAAATCCGCCAAACATACCCAAATGGCAGATGAAGCTTATAGGGTTGGGGCAACAGCTGCCCAAGAAAGCTATTTAAAAATTGAAAATATTATGGATGTCTTGCGCCGATGTGGGGCCGAGGCCGTTCATCCAGGATATGGTTTTTTATCTGAAAATGCCAATTTTGCTGAAGCGGTGCAACAAGCCAAGCGTGTATTTATAGGACCCCCTGCATCCGCTATCCGTGCGATGGGTTCAAAAATTGAAGCAAAGAAGCTGATGGAAGCTGCAGGGGTGCCTATTTTACCCGGTCACCACCGGGCGGATCAGCAGGATGATAAAATTTTATTGCAAGCTGCCCAGAGAATTGGATTTCCTGTTTTAATCAAAGCGGCAGCTGGCGGGGGCGGTAAGGGGATGCGCCGGGTTGATCAGCCAGCCGATTTTATGGCCGCCTTAGCTTCGGCAAGAAGGGAGGCTAGGGCCGCTTTTGGCGATGAAGCTGTGTTGGTTGAAAAATATTTGCTATCACCCCGTCATATTGAGATCCAAGTGTTTGCCGACCAACAGGGCAATATCGTGCATCTCTTTGAACGGGAATGTTCCATCCAAAGGCGGCATCAAAAGTCATTGAAGAAGCCCCTCAGTCTTGGTGACTCCTAAACTTCGCCAAGAGATGGGACAGGTTGCAATCAATGCGGCAAAAGCAGTCGGTTATCAGGGCGCTGGTACGGTTGAGTTTATTGTTGATCAACAGGGCCGATTTTATTTTATGGAAATGAATACCAGGTTGCAAGTTGAACATCGGGTCACTGAGAAAATTACCGGTCAAGATTTGGTAGAGTGGCAATTATTGGTTGCAAGCGGCAAACCTTTGCCGTTATCTCAAAAAGAACTCAAAATCCATGGTCATTCTATTCAAGCGCGCATATATGCAGAAGATCCAGATCGTGATTTCCTGCCTTCAAGCGGGCATGTCCATCATCTGCAATTACCCAAAGCAGCAGCTGAACATATTTTAGTTGATTGCGCTATTCGTCCGGGCGATGATGTGACCATCCATTATGATCCGATGATGATGAAAATGGTCAGTTGGGCGGAAGACCGCGGAAGGGCAATCAAGAATTTATCTACCGCTTTATCAGAGACCATTGTTTTAGGGGTAACCAATAATATTCATTTTTTACAGGCCGTATTGAACCACCCTGCCTTTGTTAAGGGTACTATCGATACCCATTTTATTCAGACCTATCAACAAGATTTGCTGCCTAAACCATCAACGTCTTTGCAAGAAAAATTGGCATTGGCTGCAACGGCCGATTTCTTGAAAAAACGGCAAAATCAGGCTATCTCTTCTCCCTGGTATAATGATCATAATTGGCGTATGAATTATATCCAAGCGGAAACCTTATCTTTTAAAGGTCAAGATCAAGAAACCCAAGTCTATGTGGAGAAAAAGAGGGATAAATCTTTGCTTTTGGCTATCCATATAAATCAGCAGGTATTTGAAGTAGGGATAGTATCTGGAAACCAAACAAACCTGGTGATCGAATTTGCCAATGATCGATGGAATATACCGACTTATTGGAACCAGCAAGAATTTCATACCACTATGGATAGTAAAAATTATAAGCTTACCTATATAGATCCTTTGAAGGTAGTGGCTGCAGACGAAGTGGGCGTTATAACGAAATTAACCGCGCCCATGCCAGGTAAAATTTCACAGATTTTTGTTAAGGTTGGCGATCAGGTTGAAAAATCCACCCCTCTATTGGTGTTAGAAGCAATGAAAATGGAACACACAATTCGGGCGCCAGCGGAGGGGAAGATTGCCCAAATTTTATGCCAGACAGGGCAATTCGTTCAAGAAAATAGCTCTTTAATCACATTTGAATAAAGGAATGGATCATGTCATTCCAACTAACTGGCCAACTAACAAATTTTCCTAAAAAAGTTAAAATTGTTGAGGTGGGTGCCAGAGATGGCTTGCAGAATGAACCCAATATTTTAGATGTAAAAACCAAGGTTGAGTTGATTAACCGCTTGGCACAGGCGGGTATTGGACATATTGAAGCCGGGGCATTTGTTTCCCTAAAAAAATTCCGCAAATGGCCGATTCTTCCGAAGTGTTTGCAGGGATTGATCGCATACAAAATGTTACATACACAGGCTTGGTGCCAAACCTGATGGGGTTTGAGGCTGCACTAGCTGCCAAAGCAGATGAAGTTGCCATATTTGCGGCTGCTTCAGAAACGTTTTCAAAGCGTAATATTAATTGCACAATTGACGAAAGTTTTGAACGTTTTGCACCGGTTATGCACGCTGCCAAACAGGCAAAAATTCCTGTTAGAGGATATTTGTCTTGTGTTCTAGGTTGTCCCTATGAAGGAAAAATTTCTGTTCAAAAAGTCGCGGTGTTATCAAAAAAATTATGGGATATAGGATGTCATGAAATTTCCTTGGGTGATACTATTGGGGTGGGTGTTGTTTCAGAAACCTATGCGTTAATCGACGCGGTTAGGCGGTCAGTCCCAATTGAAAAAATAGCGGTGCACTTCCATGACACTTATGGGCAAGCGCTTGCCAACATTATAGTCGCATTACAGATGGGGGTTACGGTAGTTGACAGCTCGGTTGCAGGGCTCGGCGGCTGTCCGTATGCTGTTGGGGCAAGTGGGAATGTGGCGACTGAGGATGTGGTATATGGGCTAAATAAAATGGGCATCCAAACAGGAATTAACCTTGATTGGCTGGTATCTGTGGGGCAATGGATCAGCAAAATTTGTAAACGGTCTAATTCATCAAAAGCGGGTGTTGCGATCGCATCGAAACAATTAAAGAAAGATTAATGCTTTTTCTGTAGTATCTTGAAGAAATCTACCATTTAAAAGAATCTATAAATTGTTATAGAAAATAGTTGACAATCAGTGGCGTAGTTTATAAAGTCCCTGAGCTGTTTAAAATAGCCGGATGATCGATTGGCTGCTTTAAACGAAGTTTTAGCCGGTTTGGCGTGTTGTATGACAAGTGAGTAGAGGAGAGAGAGAAGGGATAGGAGGGAGGTGGAGTGAGTGGGGGATAGGGGTATCTTTTAACTCTTTGAAGATAGAAATGAGCGCTAGCGTTTAGGCATGTTGAGGGTGAGAGCCTTTGATATGTTTGGACGAGAGACGTTTGAGGAAGGTTTGAATTAAATTGGGCTCTGATTTGCAGTTTAGGCTGTGGATCGAGTAAGTTAAACTGAGAGTTTGATCCTGGCTCAGAACGAACGCTGGCGGCACGCTTAACACATGCAAGTCGAACGGATGGTAGCAATATCATTAGTGGCGAACGGGTGAGTACAAAGTAGGAACCTGCCCTTGGGTAGGGGATAACTATGGGAAACTATAGCTAATACCCTATAAGCCCTTTGGGGGAAAGATATATTGCCGAAGGAAGGGCCTACGTCGGATTAGGTAGTTGGTAGGGTAAAAGCCTACCAAGCCTGAGATCCGTAGCTGGTCTGAGAGGACGATCAGCCACACTGGGACTGAGACACGGCCCAGACTCCTACGGGAGGCAGCAGTGGGGAATATTGGACAATGGGGGCAACCCTGATCCAGCGATGCCGCGTGAGTGATGAAGGCCTTCGGGTTGTAAAGCTCTTTTGCACGCGACGATGATGACGGTAGCGTGAGAATAAGCCCCGGCTAACTCTGTGCCAGCAGCCGCGGTAATACAGAGGGGGCTAGCGTTGTTCGGAATGACTGGGCGTAAAGGGCGCGTAGGTGGCTCTACAAGTCAGATGTGAAAGGCCTAGGCTTAACCTGGGGATGGCATTTGAGACTGTAAAGCTAGAGTCCGGGAGAGGATAGCGGAATTCCTAGTGTAGAGGTGAAATTCGTAGATATTAGGAAGAACACCGGTGGCGAAGGCGGCTATCTGGAACGGAACTGACACTGAGGCGCGAAAGCGTGGGGAGCAAACAGGATTAGATACCCTGGTAGTCCACGCCGTAAACGATGAGTGCTAGACGTTGGAAGGTTTACCTTTCAGTGTCGCAGCTAACGCATGAAGCACTCCGCCTGGGGAGTACGGTCGCAAGATTAAAACTCAAAGGAATTGACGGGGGCCCGCACAAGCGGTGGAGTATGTGGTTTAATTCGACGCAACGCGAAGAACCTTACCAGCTCTTGACATGGGAAGTATGGGTCACAGAAATGAGATCCTTCAGTTCGGCTGGCTTCCACACAGGTGCTGCATGGCTGTCGTCAGCTCGTGTCGTGAGATGTT encodes the following:
- a CDS encoding ribonucleoside-diphosphate reductase subunit alpha is translated as MDGGNRFFSNHIDIDTNRNDLLTDFGKATLSDRYLLPGEDYQDLFLRVSKAYADDTQHAQRLYDYMSKLWFMPATPILSNGGTGRGLPISCYLNSVHDSLDGIVNTWNENVWLSSRGGGIGTYWGHVRSIGEPVGMNGKTSGIIPFIRVMDSLTLAISQGSLRRGSAAVYLDVNHPEIEEFLEIRKASGDFNRKALNLHHGVLITDAFMQAVRDDTPFDLKSPRSHQPIRSVNARNLFQKIVETRLATGEPYLIFIDTVNRQLAQHQQSLGLKVTTSNLCSEIMLHTGFDHLGNDRTAVCCLSSVNLEKWDEWHQEPKFIEDIMRFLDNVLQDFIDRAPDSMKHAKYSAMRERSVGLGVMGWHSFLQSRMIPWESALAKSWNMKMHRHIREQADAASMYLAKERGPCPDAADVGVMERFSHKIAIAPTASISIICGGTSAGIEPIPANIYTHKTLSGSFAVKNTHLEKLLQQKNADQEHVWQSILEHDGSVRHLKFLTEDEKSVFRTAFEIDQRWLLEFAADRTPFVCQATSLNLFLPGDIDKWDLLMLHYRSWEMGVKSLYYCRSKSIQRAAWAGGVEADNTIEHRKVIAETKDYDECLACQ
- a CDS encoding isochorismatase family protein → MPLLLQAKTIGKEEKIGLVIVDIVNGFATTGAGNMAPQQPNQQIVQMVAEANDLAKLFCSQHKPILALLDTHRPEQQEYPYPSHCVVGTGEEDLVPALKWLEREKSVTLIRKDCINGFIGAYDHSGNNQLLTWVKHHQLQELLVIGICTDICVMDLVLTLLSARNHGMLGKVEKIWVYEKGCSTFDLPRAEVEEKKLPLHLCHPQQATHHMGLYFMASRGAQLLGAVKIEL
- a CDS encoding isovaleryl-CoA dehydrogenase, which gives rise to MTIYNKLPMLDFGLPETAAMIRSSVQAFAAAEIAPRAAEIDQKNSFPNDLWRKFGDLGLLGITVEPEHGGTGLGYLEHVIAVEEISRASASVGLSYGAHSNLCVNQLRRHATEPQKLKFLPKLISGEYIGALAMSETEAGSDVVSMRLKADKTPKGYILNGNKMWITNGPDAHVLIVYAKTDPKAGSKGISAFIIEKGMKGFSTAQKLDKLGMRGSNTCELVFRDCLVPAENLLGLENQGVKVLMSGLDYERVVLAGGPLGIMQACMDVVLPYIHERKQFGQPIGEFQLMQAKIADMYTVMNAARSYVYTVAQACDRNQTSRVDAAGVILFAAEKATWMALQAIQVLGGNGYINEYPTGRLLRDAKLYEIGAGTSEIRRILIGRELFRQTQ
- a CDS encoding SDR family oxidoreductase, translated to MPTILVTGANRGLGLEFVKQYAADGWHVIACCRNPSTSKDLASIKGKVAVHRLDVLEDQQIRSLGQELSSHAIDIVLNNAGVGGFGDSFGNTDTRRWLSVLHVNCIAPFHVVESFLPHLERGQKKLVVNISSRMGSIDDNQTGGYYSYRSSKAALNMAMKSLAVELKPKGVGVVMLHPGWVRTAMGGQSAPLLPAESITHLRKVINNLTINDSGHFLNYDGQNIPW
- a CDS encoding methylcrotonoyl-CoA carboxylase, coding for MALLPTLLDPKSPSYIRNYQAMAKTVQDLRHKVSVIMEGGGKEAKQKHQSRGKLLVRDRIQYLVDPGSAFLEFSQFAAYQQYGGDVPAAGIVTGVGVVHGQHCLIVANDATVKGGTYFPLTVKKHLRAQEIAEQNRLPCIYLVDSGGAFLPAQDEVFPDRDHFGRIFYNQARLSAKGIPQIAVVMGSCTAGGAYIPAMADQSIIVKGNGTIFLGGPPLVKAATGEIVDPEELGGAEVHSRLSGVTDHMAQNDLHALSLTRQIVAQLNVQKPLQQVLNPQAPIYDPQDLYGIIPADTREPYDVREVIARIVDGSEFDEFKPLYGSTIVCGFSRLYGQLVGIIANNGILFSESSLKATHFIEICCKRSIPLIFLQNITGFMVGKKYENGGIAKDGAKLVNAVACAAVPKLTVLIGGSFGAGNYGMCGRAFSPRFLWMWPNARISVMGGEQAANVLAQIKRDSMGQKKQNWSVDEENAFKAPIRQQYETQGHPYYASARLWDDGIIDPIDTRQVLGLSLTAALNAPIEQTNFGIFRM